Genomic DNA from Mycobacterium stomatepiae:
TGCCGTAGAAGATTATTCCGATGCCGAACGGAATCGTCACGATACCGCCGCCCAGCGGGATGATCGACAGCGCCGTGAGCAGAATCGCGAAAATAAAGAAGCCGTGGTGGAATCCGGCGACGTAGATCGACCCCGCACCCGCGACGCCCTGGCACAACGCGATGACGAACTGCCCGAACACGGTGCCGCGCACCATCGCCCCGGTCTTCTTCAGGTACAGATCGGTGACTTCCTCGCCCAGCGGGTTGAGCTGACCGATCAGCCTGCGCAACTTCTCCCGATGCACCAGCAGCGCGAGAAAGACGTAGAGAAAGATGATCCCGTAGGTGATGGCACCGACGAGGCTGCCCGCGGCGCTCTGCAGGAATTGCAGCAGCCACTGACCGGCGTGCTGTCCGCCGCTGACCATCGCCTTACGTAGCTGGTCGGCGCTGATTGTCATGTGCAGGAAAGGAAATCGGCCAAGCAGGTCGTTGACGATTTGCAGCGCCTTGTCGCCGAGCCCGCTCAAGTCGGTGTTCTTGACCCATCCGGAAATGCTGTCGACCATGCGGGTGATCTGGACGACGGCCAAGGCGATGAACAGGCCGACCGGCACGATGACCACTGTCAGCGCCGACAGCAGGGTAAAGGTGGCCGACAGTCCGGTGCCGAGGCGCTTGTTGAACCAATTGAACAGCGGCGTGAACAAATACGCACCGACCGCGGCGACCACGATCAGCACGAAATAGTCGCGCAGGAAGTAGGCGCCGAACAGCAACGCGATCAGCGTGAAAACCGCGAGAGCACGTTTCTGAGTGAGCGTGAATTCGGTGTTCATAACGCCCTCCGGGTCGCCGTTGAGCTGACCTTAGCGGCGTTACGCGACATTGGCCGCGCCGGTATGCGCCTGCCGGGACCGGCTGGCTGCCCGTTTGGCGGCGGCTTTGGCCATTACGGCCTCACCTTCCAGCTGTGGGTAGATCTCCCGACTCACGTGCGCGGGTCGCGGCACGGATATCACGGACGACGAATTTCTCTATGGTTCAACCTGTTTGGGTATCGGTTGGAAGGGTTGGTACCACCACCATTGGGCGCGTTCGCCGGTGGGCCCGGGGCAGGGTGGGACTTGGGGTGGGGCGTGGGTGGGTGGGCGTGCCAGTGATCCTGGGTTCAGTGGTTGGCCGTCCTCGTCGGTGATGGTGAGATCGTTTGCGGGTCCGGTGAGGGTGATGAGGCCGCGGTGGTGTGCTCGATGGTGGTAGGGACAAACCAGGACCAGATTGGACAACTCGGTGGGGCCGCCGTCTTCCCAATGCTGGAGGTGATGGGCGTGCAGACCGCGGGTGGCCCCACAACCGGGGACCACGCAGGTGCGGTCGCGGTGCTCGAGCGCGCGGCGCAGCCGCCGACTGATCACCCGCGTGGTCCGGCCGGCGCCGATGACCTCGCCGTCGCGTTCGAACCACACCTCGCCGGTGGCATCACAGGTCAGGTAGTGGCGTTGCGCGTCGGTGAGCAGCGGACCCACATGCAGGGCGGCGGCGCGCTTTTCCACATCGAGGTGCACGACCACGGTGGTGTGCTGCCCGTGCGGACGCCGCGCCACCTCCGCGTCCCACCCGCCTCGACCAGGCGCATAAACGCCTCGAGGG
This window encodes:
- a CDS encoding AI-2E family transporter — encoded protein: MNTEFTLTQKRALAVFTLIALLFGAYFLRDYFVLIVVAAVGAYLFTPLFNWFNKRLGTGLSATFTLLSALTVVIVPVGLFIALAVVQITRMVDSISGWVKNTDLSGLGDKALQIVNDLLGRFPFLHMTISADQLRKAMVSGGQHAGQWLLQFLQSAAGSLVGAITYGIIFLYVFLALLVHREKLRRLIGQLNPLGEEVTDLYLKKTGAMVRGTVFGQFVIALCQGVAGAGSIYVAGFHHGFFIFAILLTALSIIPLGGGIVTIPFGIGIIFYGNIFGGAFVILWHLLVVTNIDNFLRPVLVPRDARLNSALMLLSVFAGLAMFGPWGIVIGPVLMILIVTTLDVYLAVYQGVELVNPDDDAPVRRRWLPRRKLAKSVAP